In Hydractinia symbiolongicarpus strain clone_291-10 chromosome 13, HSymV2.1, whole genome shotgun sequence, a single genomic region encodes these proteins:
- the LOC130623788 gene encoding FMRFamide receptor-like produces MPDSKRLHWLCSVPFGITLVAIGLIGNIICFFVWNRILKWRLRGNHSTAIYFIALSVCDSAVLLFFLLTDTIKSNHPEIAKTYSYAVFYSWFGFPLFTIFLVTSVWLVVGVTLNRYLMMILPLKIHCFYSKRRTYWGIFAISMFSFLINIPHFFTYHPKETNGTYMLAFTDYGESQGSINYEFWVHCMLLVLLPFFSIAFLNISLVYLVLKRLKKMKNSAESKILNANETRERRMTLTLLSITFTFLVLLAWQCVAQCFWMLSLRKADKNSSRWNQIDSSFAFAKISIIINCAINWILYCLTGTMFRKELMRLICGERQSPQTSTEKSFPGKDKCSVETDTK; encoded by the exons ccCGATTCGAAACGTTTGCATTGGTTATGTAGTGTACCCTTTGGTATCACACTCGTCGCAATCGGTTTAATTGGTAATATTATATGCTTTTTTGTTTGGAATCGAATACTAAAATGGAGACTACGAGGAAACCACTCAACTGCGATATATTTCATTGCGTTGAGTGTATGTGATAGTGCCGTGTTATTGTTCTTCCTTCTGACGGATACAATCAAATCTAATCATCCAGAAATTGCGAAGACCTACTCATATGCTGTATTTTATTCCTGGTTTGGTTTCCCATTGTTTACCATCTTCTTGGTAACAAGCGTGTGGTTGGTAGTTGGCGTCACCTTAAATCGATACTTAATGATGATCTTACCCCTCAAGATCCACTGCTTTTACTCAAAGAGACGAACATACTGGGGCATATTTGCAATTTCGATGTTCTCCTTTTTGATTAATATACCACATTTCTTCACCTATCACCCTAAAGAAACAAATGGAACATATATGCTTGCATTTACTGACTATGGTGAATCGCAAGGATCGATTAATTATGAGTTCTGGGTTCACTGCATGCTTCTTGTTTTATTGCCATTCTTTTCAATTGCCTTTTTGAACATATCTTTGGTGTATTTGGTActgaaaagattaaaaaaaatgaaaaacagcgCAG aATCTAAAATCTTAAATGCAAACGAGACCAGAGAAAGACGAATGACTCTCACTTTGTTGTCCATTACATTCACGTTTCTGGTTCTACTGGCATGGCAATGTGTTGCACAATGCTTTTGGATGTTAAGTCTTCGAAAAGCAGATAAAAATAGTTCAAGATGGAATCAGATTGATAGTTCGTTCGCATTTGCAAAGATCAGTATTATCATCAATTGCGCGATTAACTGGATACTCTATTGCCTAACAGGTACAATGTTTAGAAAAGAACTCATGAGGCTGATATGCGGAGAACGTCAATCTCCTCAGACATCAACAGAAAAATCTTTTCCTGGTAAAGATAAATGTTCTGTAGAAACAGACACTAAATAA
- the LOC130623209 gene encoding probable G-protein coupled receptor 139, with the protein MCVEITFAQYPVQEYTIVHNDRAKYIVPPDSKRLHWLGSVPIGGTIAIIGLIGNIISFCVWNRILKWKIRGNHSTAIYFISLSVCDGGVLVFFLLTDTIKSNHPEIAKTYSYAAFYSWFGFPLFFIFLVASIWLIVGVTLNRFLMMFLPLKIHSFYSKTQTYLGIFAISMFSLLINIPHFFSYHPKETNATYMLAFTEYGESQRSINYEFWVHCMLLVLIPWFTIAILNISLIYLIIKRTTKIKRSKESKTFKSNETRERRMTITLLSITFTFLILLSWQCVTQCFWMLGVGKEDKNNSRWNLIDSSFAFAKISVIINCAINWILYCLTGTMFRKELMRLICRRHKVNLATSEKPFRIKDKSSEEMVAK; encoded by the exons ATGTGCGTCGAGATAACATTTGCTCAATATCCTGTACAAGAATATACGATTGTGCACAATGATCGTGCAAAATATATTGTACCA ccCGATTCGAAACGTTTGCATTGGCTTGGCAGTGTACCTATTGGTGGTACCATCGCCATAATAGGTCTAATTGGGAATATTATTTCCTTTTGTGTATGGAATCGAATACTAAAATGGAAAATACGAGGAAACCACTCCACTGCAATATATTTCATTTCGTTAAGTGTGTGTGATGGGGGAGTTTTGGTATTCTTTCTTTTAACTGACACCATCAAATCTAATCATCCAGAAATTGCAAAGACTTATTCATATGCTGCATTTTATTCCTGGTTtggttttcctttgttttttatcttcttGGTAGCGAGCATATGGTTAATAGTTGGTGTAACCTTAAATCGATTCTTGATGATGTTTTTACCACTCAAGAttcactccttttattcaaaaaCACAAACATACTTGGGTATATTTGCAATTTCGATGTTCTCCTTGTTGATTAATATACCACATTTCTTCAGCTACCACCCCAAAGAAACAAATGCGACATATATGCTTGCATTTACAGAGTATGGTGAATCGCAAAGATCAATTAATTATGAGTTTTGGGTGCATTGCATGCTTCTTGTTTTGATTCCGTGGTTTACCATTGCCATTCTGAACATATCTTTGATTTATTTGATCATAAAgcgaacaacaaaaatcaaacGCAGCAAAG AgtcaaaaacctttaaatcaaACGAAACCAGAGAAAGACGAATGACAATCACTTTACTGTCAATTACATTCACATTTTTGATTCTGCTTTCATGGCAATGTGTTACACAATGCTTTTGGATGCTTGGTGTTGGCAAGGAAGACAAAAACAACTCAAGATGGAATCTAATTGACAGTTCGTTTGCATTTGCAAAGATCAGTGTTATCATCAATTGCGCGATTAACTGGATACTCTATTGCCTAACAGGTACAATGTTTCGAAAAGAACTCATGAGGCTGATATGCAGAAGACATAAAGTTAATCTGGCGACAAGTGAGAAGCCTTTTCGCATTAAGGATAAAAGTTCCGAAGAAATGGTTGCTAAATAA